A portion of the Hoplias malabaricus isolate fHopMal1 chromosome 1, fHopMal1.hap1, whole genome shotgun sequence genome contains these proteins:
- the LOC136672265 gene encoding leucine-rich repeat-containing protein 74A has protein sequence MDPSSLSLQSMNLAEGTSPNEAELEEEWDTDEEPEEAKSSSKDMSTAELYLQACELVGVVPVSYFLRNIGQSNINLNHYGLGPSGGKALAIALVTDMYTSTLELADNFLLAEGTRYIVEMLRTNFTIQNLDLSDNHLQSAGAECLAKVLLDNISIKSIKLSGNEFTEDDAKWFAEAFSSNYRVKELDLSHNQFSGRGGEYLGQMLANNEGIELLDLSWNHIRMKGAVAFCAGLKVNVTLKHLDLSWNGFGNEGALALGEALKFNNTLVYLDLSNNRITNEGVGMLCRGLEANDTLRTLRLAYNSLTVEGALALISVVRNTPKTSIEDINICNVLVNENFVQLLELTCQEHPNLEVQYGGVGGFIAKKPPKRPDPMKVIQDYLDERKLRLWDFFRKIDKDGTMHVPVSEFRKAVQQSSIPLDRFQIEELIQRLDREGTGSVDYRGLADTRKQMMRDHRRQLRKVESRQKKEKQKSDRILKTFQTAVEAVTPRSSLVISPSGAKDDSSGPQPFLATPLSSWHHIIMSTSSRYSVTHMSTDHVHLPMIPVPASSRPPSSPAMRSYSQPNLLDNSSRPFLTKPASAQGIHSISNPSHDTNKLSPPLNQLTTSRPALNTRPNVAVVSKAKTKKSRKRAEKSPRRQSSKAK, from the exons ATGGACCCATCCAGTTTGTCACTGCAGTCTATGAACCTGGCAGAGGGAACCAGTCCAAATGAGGCTGAACTGGAGGAAGAGTGGGACACAGATGAGGAACCTGAAG AGGCCAAGTCCAGCAGCAAGGACATGTCCACTGCAGAGCTGTATCTTCAGGCCTGTGAACTGGTGGGGGTTGTACCAGTCAGCTACTTCCTCAGAAACATAGGCCAATCCAACATCAATCTTAACCACTATGGCCTCGGCCCTTCAGGAGGAAAAGCACTTGCCATTGCCCTTGTG ACCGACATGTACACCTCCACTCTGGAACTGGCTGATAACTTCCTGCTGGCGGAGGGGACGAGATATATCGTGGAAATGCTGAGGACCAACTTCACTATTCAGAATCTG GATCTCTCCGACAACCACCTCCAGTCCGCCGGAGCTGAGTGTTTGGCGAAGGTGCTGCTGGACAATATCTCCATCAAATCAATCAAACTGTCAG gtaatgaattCACAGAGGACGATGCCAAGTGGTTTGCAGAGGCTTTTTCA AGCAACTACAGAGTGAAGGAGCTAGACCTGAGCCACAACCAGTTCTCTGGAAGAGGTGGGGAATATTTAGGACAAATGCTGG CTAATAATGAGGGCATCGAGCTACTGGACCTAAGCTGGAATCACATCCGTATGAAGGGAGCCGTGGCTTTCTGCGCTGGTCTTAAG GTCAATGTGACTTTGAAGCATTTGGACCTCTCTTGGAATGGCTTTGGTAATGAGGGAGCGCTGGCTTTGGGTGAAGCTCTGAAATTCAACAACACCTTAGTGTacctggacctcagtaacaaccGCATCACTAACGAAGGTGTAGGCATGCTCTGCAGAGGCCTTGAGGCCAATgacacactcagaacactgAGG CTGGCCTACAACTCTTTGACAGTGGAAGGGGCTCTGGCTTTGATCAGTGTTGTAAGGAACACTCCCAAAACTTCCATTGAGGATATCAACATATGT aatGTGCTGGTGAATGAAAACTTTGTGCAGCTCCTGGAGTTAACGTGCCAGGAACACCCCAATCTAGAGGTGCAGTATGGTGGAGTTGGGGGATTTATTGCTAAAAAACCTCCAAAGCGACCAGACCCTATGAAAGTTATTCAG GACTACCTTGATGAACGCAAACTTCGCCTTTGGGATTTCTTCCGGAAAATTGATAAAGATGGGACAATGCATGTTCCAGTGTCAGAGTTCAGGAAAGCTGTCCAG CAATCCAGCATCCCTCTGGACAGATTCCAGATCGAGGAGCTCATTCAGAGACTAGACCGAGAGGGAACAGGGAGTGTAGATTACAG GGGCTTGGCAGACACCAGGAAGCAGATGATGCGAGACCACCGGCGACAGCTGCGTAAGGTAGAGTCTCgtcaaaaaaaagagaaacagaagagcGATCGAATCCTTAAAACCTTCCAGACAGCAGTGGAGGCAGTCACTCCACGCAGTTCCTTGGTCATTTCCCCCAGCGGAGCAAAAGATGACTCCAGCGGTCCACAGCCCTTCTTAGCCACACCCCTCAGCTCCTGGCACCACATCATCATGTCCACCAGTAGCCGCTACTCTGTTACTCACATGAGCACTGACCATGTGCACCTGCCCATGATACCAGTCCCAGCATCCTCCAGACCCCCCAGCTCTCCAGCCATGCGCTCCTACTCTCAGCCCAACCTGCTGGATAACAGCTCTCGGCCATTCCTCACCAAACCTGCATCTGCCCAGGGAATTCATTC
- the angel1 gene encoding protein angel homolog 1 codes for MIGSLIYYALYPLTKLISRLSESLWKGNPGHPVCINGKEVWDGGGTPFRRLSEQQAALLDEWLSTGSEKPKPNQERRDTEGLVEGRLVLEIRELVAEKKEQEGNILHKDTEKICSVDLTPPDPEALEGSRRAFTSVMEKDDCDKPEESGEGTITSGKDEDNINFRLDEKEEVASMIKKETFSTIEWAEMQAPASLGREEQFYSYEESKNKEVETMNVFQPEDINTNTGENDAQVTEGCCVFNISALLADSNADPLNHFTQLQSVPTGWHFPVGLGLSETAYCPSVRFPGMSYYPEFQESTNFEVMWRVWEDLHENSDYSLAPDASTKFTFSVMSYNILAQDLLEANSALYLHCSEGVLAWDHRLYTFLKELQTWEPDIVCLQEVQENHFLQEIQPALKDMGYMCIYKQRTGTKTDGCAVCYNRDRFKQLSVSLLEFRRQDCELLNRDNVGIVLLLQPISEHGESLQFRPICVANTHLLFNPRRGDVKLAQLAIMLAEIDSVVKQCKVKGNDCEVILCGDLNSLPNMPLYQLIVTGQLHYHGLPVWMVSGQEDLSYKLHHRRLYAPLWPSSLGINDNCQYLSECEPCSRSSGKLQYNHDFLRQLRYCPVACVRPLELELIPGVTDCTPTPEQQVFAPRFRNTICHGLNLRSVYSPYIDGTERCTVTTLHSEGAAMVDYIFYSTAENSSDHEERKNGLKLLGRLSLLSEADLWALNGLPNEMFPSDHLSLLSKFELG; via the exons ATGATTGGGAGCCTTATTTATTATGCGCTTTACCCGCTCACTAAACTCATCAGCAGGCTCTCAG AGTCGTTGTGGAAAGGTAATCCAGGTCATCCTGTATGCATTAATGGCAAAGAAGTGTGGGATGGTGGTGGAACTCCTTTCAGAAGGCTTAGTGAGCAGCAGGCAGCACTGTTGGATGAGTGGCTCAGCACTGGGAGTGAAAAGCCCAAACCAAACCAAGAGAGGAGGGATACTGAGGGACTGGTGGAGGGTAGACTTGTTTTGGAGATCAGAGAACTAGTAGCTGAGAAGAAAGAACAGGAAGGGAACATTCTTCACAAGGATACAGAGAAGATTTGTTCAGTGGACTTGACACCTCCTGATCCTGAAGCTCTAGAGGGGTCTAGAAGGGCCTTCACTTCAGTAATGGAGAAGGATGACTGTGATAAACCTGAAGAAAGCGGCGAAGGAACCATCACATCAGGAAAGGACGAGGATAATATAAACTTCAGATTGGATGAAAAAGAAGAAGTTGCTTCAATGATCAAGAAGGAAACGTTCTCTACAATAGAATGGGCAGAAATGCAAGCTCCTGCTTCTCTTGGGAGGGAAGAGCAGTTTTATTCTTATGAGGAAAGCAAGAATAAAGAGGTGGAAACCATGAATGTTTTCCAGCCTGAggatataaacacaaacactggagaaaatgacgcTCAAGTCACTGAGGGCTGTTGTGTGTTTAATATTAGTGCCCTGCTTGCCGACAGTAATGCAGACCCCCTGAATCATTTTACACAGCTTCAGTCTGTACCCACAGGCTGGCATTTCCCTGTAGGTCTCGGCCTGTCGGAGACAGCATATTGTCCCTCTGTACGGTTTCCTGGAATGAGCTACTACCCTGAATTTCAAGAGAGCACCAACTTTGAAG TGATGTGGAGGGTGTGGGAGGACCTCCATGAAAACAGTGATTATTCTCTAGCCCCTGACGCTAGCACTAAATTCACCTTCAGTGTTATGTCCTACAATATCCTGGCCCAGGATCTGCTGGAGGCTAACTCAGCACTGTACCTGCACTGCTCAGAGGGTGTGCTAGCATGGGACCACCGTCTTTACACCTTCCTAAAAGAACTTCAGACCTGGGAACCTGAT ATTGTTTGTCTCCAAGAGGTCCAAGAGAATCACTTCCTGCAGGAGATACAACCAGCTCTGAAGGATATGG GGTACATGTGCATTTACAAGCAGCGCACAGGGACAAAAACAGATGGCTGTGCAGTGTGTTACAACCGTGATCGATTCAAACAGCTGTCGGTCAGTCTGTTGGAGTTTCGGCGTCAAGACTGTGAGCTGCTTAATCGAGATAACGTGGGTATCGTGCTGCTCCTCCAGCCAATCAGTGAGCACGGAGAAAGCCTTCAGTTCAGACCCATCTGTGTGGCCAATACACACCTGTTATTCAACCCCAGAAGAGGAGATGTGAAACTGGCCCAGCTGGCCATAATGTTGGCAGAGATTGACAGTGTAGTCAAGCAGTGTAAGGTTAAAGGTAATGACTGTGAGGTCATTCTATGTGGAGACCTAAACTCCTTACCCAACATGCCGCTGTACCAGCTGATCGTCACAGGCCAACTGCATTACCATGGACTTCCTGTCTGGATG GTGTCTGGTCAGGAAGATTTGTCATATAAATTGCACCACAGAAGACTGTACGCCCCCCTGTGGCCCAGCAGCCTTGGAATTAATGACAACTGCCAGTACTTGTCTGAATGTGAACCTTGCAGCAGATCatcag GGAAACTCCAGTACAATCATGACTTCCTCCGGCAGCTGCGCTACTGTCCGGTAGCTTGTGTGCGGCCCCTCGAACTGGAGCTAATACCAGGAGTCACCGACTGCACACCAA CTCCCGAACAGCAGGTGTTTGCTCCAAG gttcagaaacactaTATGTCATGGATTAAACTTGAGATCAGTGTATAGTCCATATATTGATGGTACAGAGCGCTGTACTGTCACCACACTGCACTCAGAAGGTGCTGCTATGGTTGACTACATCTTCTACTCTACAGCAGAGAACAGTTCTGACCATGAAG agagaaagaatggTCTGAAGTTGCTGGGCCGTCTTTCTCTGCTGTCCGAGGCAGACCTCTGGGCATTGAATGGACTCCCAAATGAAATGTTCCCCTCGGACCATCTCAGTCTACTGTCCAAGTTCGAGCTTGGCTGA